One region of Catenuloplanes indicus genomic DNA includes:
- a CDS encoding deaminase, which translates to MTPDLLWLRRAVELSRLCPVSETAFAVGAVVVGADGRELATGYSRETGPRDHAEETALRKLRGADLTGATIYSSLEPCSRRASHPRTCAELILEAGIPRVVYALREPPVFVEGDGAALLSACGVQVVHLDDLADEVRRINAHVLTLH; encoded by the coding sequence GTGACGCCGGACCTGCTGTGGCTGCGCCGCGCGGTGGAGCTGTCCCGGCTGTGCCCGGTCTCGGAGACCGCGTTCGCCGTGGGCGCGGTCGTGGTCGGCGCGGACGGCCGCGAACTGGCGACCGGCTACTCCCGGGAGACCGGCCCGCGCGATCACGCGGAGGAGACCGCGCTGCGCAAACTCCGCGGCGCCGACCTGACCGGCGCGACCATCTACAGTTCGCTGGAACCGTGCAGCCGCCGGGCGTCCCACCCGCGGACCTGCGCCGAGTTGATCCTGGAGGCCGGCATTCCCCGGGTGGTCTACGCGCTGCGCGAGCCGCCGGTCTTCGTGGAGGGCGACGGCGCCGCGCTGCTGTCCGCCTGCGGCGTCCAGGTGGTCCATCTGGACGACCTCGCCGACGAGGTGCGGAGGATAAACGCCCATGTGTTGACGCTGCACTAG
- a CDS encoding IclR family transcriptional regulator — translation MSNSGPALVQSVDRAVTVLEILARRGEAGVTEIAGELGVHKSTAFRLVGALEQRGLVDQLSDRGKYRLGLGMVRLAGAAAARLDLTVSSRAACEKLADHLGETVNVAVLTDGYAINISQVRGRAAVSSYNWVGQRTPAHATSSGKVLLAFQPPEARDRALATPLERFTPYTLTTAAELASALADIRRTGWAATAEELELGLNAVAAPVRDHEGTVVAAISTSGPSYRLTTADFPSIASHVLTTAREISTRLGHLG, via the coding sequence ATGAGCAACAGCGGTCCGGCGCTCGTCCAGTCCGTCGACCGTGCCGTGACGGTGCTGGAGATCCTCGCCCGGCGCGGCGAGGCCGGCGTCACGGAGATCGCCGGTGAACTGGGCGTGCACAAGTCCACCGCGTTCCGCCTGGTCGGCGCGCTGGAACAGCGCGGTCTCGTCGACCAGCTCAGCGATCGCGGCAAGTACCGGCTCGGCCTCGGCATGGTCCGCCTGGCCGGCGCCGCGGCCGCCCGCCTCGACCTGACCGTCTCCAGCCGCGCCGCCTGCGAGAAGCTCGCCGACCACCTCGGCGAGACGGTCAACGTCGCCGTCCTCACCGACGGCTACGCGATCAACATCAGCCAGGTCCGCGGCCGCGCGGCCGTCTCCAGCTACAACTGGGTCGGGCAGCGCACCCCCGCCCACGCCACGTCCAGCGGCAAGGTGCTTCTCGCATTCCAGCCGCCCGAGGCCCGCGACCGCGCACTCGCCACCCCGCTGGAACGCTTCACCCCGTACACGCTCACCACCGCCGCCGAACTGGCCTCGGCCCTGGCCGACATCCGCCGCACCGGCTGGGCCGCCACCGCCGAGGAACTCGAACTCGGCCTCAATGCCGTCGCCGCCCCCGTCCGCGACCACGAGGGCACGGTCGTCGCCGCGATCAGCACCTCCGGCCCCTCCTACCGCCTGACCACCGCCGACTTCCCCTCCATAGCCAGCCACGTCCTCACCACCGCCCGCGAGATCAGCACCCGCCTCGGTCACCTCGGCTGA
- a CDS encoding RibD family protein, translating to MGSQRPYTLLSCAMSVDGYIDDASAERLILSNDADLDRVDTIRATCDAILVGASTVRRDNPRLVVRSQARRGDRVARSQPPSPVKVTLTRSGVLDPASHFFTAGDAAKLVYTASPAFAALSVSLDGLATVIDAGPDVALDWVLTDLSARGVHRLMVEGGAAVHAEFLTAGLVDELQLVVAPFLVGDPAAPRFAGGGALPWPSDRRMTVAEVRKIDDVVLLRYLLTDRFEVPV from the coding sequence ATGGGGTCGCAGCGTCCCTACACGTTGCTCAGCTGCGCGATGTCGGTCGACGGCTACATCGACGACGCGTCCGCCGAGCGCCTGATCCTCTCCAACGACGCCGACCTGGACCGTGTCGACACGATCCGCGCCACCTGCGACGCGATCCTGGTCGGCGCCAGCACGGTCCGGCGGGACAACCCGCGGCTCGTGGTTCGCTCCCAGGCCCGCCGCGGCGACCGGGTGGCGCGCAGCCAGCCGCCGTCCCCGGTCAAGGTCACGCTGACCCGCTCCGGCGTGCTCGACCCGGCCTCGCACTTCTTCACCGCAGGTGACGCGGCGAAGCTGGTCTACACCGCCTCGCCCGCGTTCGCCGCCCTGTCCGTGTCGCTGGACGGCCTGGCCACCGTGATCGACGCCGGCCCCGACGTGGCGCTCGACTGGGTGCTCACCGACCTGTCCGCCCGCGGCGTCCACCGGCTGATGGTCGAGGGTGGCGCGGCCGTGCACGCGGAGTTCCTCACCGCCGGGCTCGTCGACGAGCTGCAACTGGTCGTCGCGCCGTTCCTGGTCGGCGACCCGGCCGCCCCCCGGTTCGCCGGTGGCGGCGCGCTGCCCTGGCCGTCCGACCGGCGGATGACCGTCGCCGAGGTCCGCAAGATCGACGACGTGGTGCTGCTTCGCTACCTGCTCACCGACCGCTTCGAGGTGCCGGTGTGA